A DNA window from Leptospira langatensis contains the following coding sequences:
- a CDS encoding methyl-accepting chemotaxis protein, whose protein sequence is MSIRYRISLYLSLVLLTGSFVLAGINSFASYFSLKAQVESGSNMAGKRYEYEISNFLNLVLGSLRGFQFTLESSKPNRTEVVNALKKLADTDSNFFGTWVLYEPNGFDGQDAKYRNAPYHDATGRFVPYWNRASGDLQITFAESYDVDDTISFFYRIPKKTHKDFISDPYVYSVGGKDVLMVSVVKPILKNGEFIGTVGTDIAMQKLQEQLGSIRPFRGEGYITLVSPDGIYAANGGDPSLVGKPIPDEAVRSKVKALCAKGDDFQIHQDGSTQYFFPFILGNYDKSWAVEVSIPDSIFWSDLRGVILQTILSSLVIMVLILVILNLIFNRLITSGLLEAIGFSEKIADGDLTASAEIQREDEIGKLLKSMDTMKGNLSRIILDIKTSSTKLNQTSDKMAESSRNFSDVAQTQASAAEESSAAVEELAASADNVRHSMEKAIENMKEIDSNVVLLREQIGTINNEMQTLSKVASESQERAITGENAMGATNQAMDEIGESASRINEILSIITEISEKTNLLALNAAIEAARAGEAGKGFAVVAEEIGKLASQTSSSVQEIGELVDSTNNAVHNGNTKVKEASEILRKLRTSVDSFGLSAKKVLDSVSTQEKNTQDIHQSATFLMNFSLQIEEAVQEQKRATDEITKTILSISEGTQEVASGADDLTSYSGEMHGQSEGLLRSVDQFKL, encoded by the coding sequence ATGAGTATTCGTTATAGGATATCTCTCTACTTGAGTCTTGTGCTTCTGACCGGCTCTTTCGTGCTAGCCGGAATAAACTCTTTTGCATCCTATTTCAGTTTAAAGGCGCAAGTGGAATCCGGTTCTAATATGGCTGGAAAAAGATACGAATATGAGATCTCAAATTTTCTGAATTTGGTCCTTGGCTCCCTCAGGGGATTTCAATTTACATTAGAATCTTCTAAACCGAATCGAACAGAAGTAGTAAACGCTCTCAAGAAACTTGCGGATACGGATAGCAATTTCTTTGGGACATGGGTCTTGTACGAACCGAATGGGTTCGACGGGCAGGACGCAAAATATAGGAACGCTCCTTATCATGATGCTACCGGAAGGTTCGTGCCCTATTGGAACCGAGCAAGCGGGGACTTGCAGATCACTTTTGCCGAGTCATATGATGTGGACGATACCATTAGTTTCTTCTACAGGATCCCGAAGAAGACGCATAAGGATTTTATTTCGGATCCCTATGTATATTCCGTGGGAGGAAAGGATGTGCTCATGGTCTCCGTGGTTAAGCCTATATTAAAGAATGGGGAATTCATTGGCACCGTTGGGACTGATATTGCTATGCAGAAACTACAGGAGCAGTTGGGTTCTATCCGTCCTTTTAGAGGAGAAGGTTATATCACTCTTGTTTCTCCCGATGGGATCTATGCTGCGAATGGTGGAGATCCTTCTCTCGTAGGAAAGCCGATCCCCGACGAGGCGGTTCGAAGTAAGGTAAAGGCCCTATGTGCCAAGGGAGATGATTTTCAGATCCACCAAGACGGCTCCACTCAATATTTCTTTCCGTTTATATTAGGCAATTATGATAAATCGTGGGCAGTGGAAGTTTCGATCCCAGATTCGATCTTTTGGTCGGACCTAAGAGGAGTGATCCTACAGACGATCCTGTCCTCTCTTGTGATCATGGTATTGATCTTAGTGATCTTGAATTTGATCTTCAATCGATTGATCACTTCGGGCCTATTGGAAGCGATCGGCTTCTCGGAGAAGATAGCGGACGGGGATCTGACTGCTTCGGCGGAGATCCAAAGAGAAGATGAGATAGGTAAACTTTTGAAGTCTATGGATACGATGAAGGGAAACCTTTCCAGGATCATTTTGGATATCAAGACCTCTTCTACCAAACTCAATCAGACGTCGGATAAGATGGCAGAGTCCTCTCGGAATTTCTCGGATGTAGCGCAGACCCAAGCCTCTGCTGCAGAAGAGTCTTCGGCGGCGGTGGAAGAATTGGCAGCTTCTGCAGACAATGTACGTCATTCGATGGAGAAGGCGATAGAGAACATGAAGGAGATCGACTCGAATGTTGTTCTCTTGAGAGAGCAGATTGGTACGATCAATAACGAGATGCAGACCCTTTCTAAGGTGGCGTCTGAATCGCAAGAGAGAGCGATCACAGGTGAGAATGCGATGGGCGCAACGAACCAAGCGATGGATGAGATAGGAGAGAGTGCAAGTCGTATCAACGAGATCCTGTCTATCATCACAGAGATCTCGGAGAAGACGAACCTACTTGCATTGAATGCAGCGATCGAGGCGGCGAGAGCAGGGGAAGCCGGCAAAGGCTTTGCGGTAGTAGCCGAAGAGATCGGTAAGCTTGCTTCTCAGACCTCCAGTTCCGTGCAGGAGATCGGTGAACTTGTGGATTCAACGAACAATGCAGTCCATAACGGAAACACGAAGGTGAAGGAAGCAAGTGAGATCCTTCGTAAACTAAGGACGAGCGTGGATTCCTTCGGTCTCTCAGCGAAGAAAGTCTTGGATTCGGTGAGCACCCAGGAGAAGAACACTCAGGACATCCACCAGTCCGCGACTTTCTTAATGAATTTTAGTTTGCAGATAGAAGAAGCGGTGCAGGAACAGAAGCGTGCTACGGATGAGATCACTAAGACCATCCTTTCCATATCGGAAGGCACCCAGGAGGTTGCTTCCGGAGCGGATGATCTTACTTCTTATTCTGGAGAAATGCACGGTCAATCCGAAGGTCTCTTACGATCCGTGGATCAATTTAAACTGTAA
- a CDS encoding ATP-binding protein has protein sequence MSLRTRFSLYCAAVLVTFSVILTLLVVGFAYYDAKVSSQESALAKAETASFGIRKLFSDGMFKLGEIRTRWALTKPIRMFAEQELVDSFIQDKRFLGAWAVFEPNQFDGQDALYKTRKGSRPNGRFIPYFHRSLKNPDIINTVECMFYDNTDGAGDFYQIPKLTRRDFLGEPYAYPIEGEQTFLITLSRPVIRSGNFVGVVGLDFRITDIENELFSNWPFESGYIALLSPRGIYAAHSKKALLQGKSAGPISVRESILKSLSTGQPFFHETEDGRSYVFPFRVGNYSQNWAIEVYVPDSVLWNDLGPIILRSLLITFTLLPICLFFIDRFFCKYVSEGISSASRFADSLGGGNYSVQIPDREFKDEIFHLFTALENMKEKLLRAIDQQIRSEKIMQESAEIVARNEIIRLQKEELETTLGELRTTQESLLRNERLAAIGRISGAVSHQINNPLGAMNAARENISFYTLRIVTLLPILVEYLSNADSGERIAFEDTFHAILENSNETIGKKFRETRRAIEAFLREEEVEEAGDKAAVIAELGFLDCPKLVLHLCSSPEWERISEFFMAVRGLCVSEEVIHRSTDRMYKIVSALETYSGIAREGAVRLVKISDTIEAVLGVYEGAGGNRVVVERNYTSDAMMKCVPEDLVRLWTQVVDNAYQAMMGEGKLKIRVYDEESEVICEVEDDGPGIPKNIREKVGEVLSSGKMEGEGAGIGLAVAASISKKYGGSWDWESEPGRTIFRFAFPKLSNEENDL, from the coding sequence ATGAGCCTACGGACTCGCTTCTCCCTGTACTGCGCAGCGGTTCTCGTTACATTCTCCGTTATTCTAACTCTCTTGGTTGTGGGTTTCGCCTACTATGACGCGAAGGTATCTTCTCAGGAATCTGCACTTGCTAAGGCGGAAACTGCTTCCTTCGGGATCAGAAAACTTTTCTCCGACGGAATGTTCAAGCTGGGGGAGATCCGTACGAGATGGGCGCTTACCAAGCCCATCCGGATGTTCGCAGAGCAAGAGTTAGTCGATTCCTTCATCCAAGACAAGAGATTCTTAGGAGCCTGGGCCGTCTTTGAGCCGAATCAGTTCGACGGACAGGATGCTTTGTACAAGACGCGCAAAGGCTCCCGTCCAAACGGAAGATTCATTCCTTACTTTCATCGTAGTTTAAAGAATCCTGATATTATCAATACTGTGGAATGTATGTTTTATGATAATACGGACGGCGCCGGAGATTTCTATCAGATCCCTAAACTTACGCGCAGGGATTTTTTAGGAGAGCCCTATGCCTATCCGATCGAAGGGGAGCAGACATTCTTAATTACTCTTTCTCGTCCAGTGATCAGAAGCGGGAATTTCGTTGGAGTGGTCGGTCTGGACTTCAGGATCACTGATATCGAAAATGAATTATTTTCGAATTGGCCCTTCGAAAGCGGATATATCGCTCTTCTTTCCCCTAGAGGGATCTATGCGGCTCATAGCAAGAAAGCATTACTACAAGGGAAAAGCGCCGGTCCGATCAGCGTACGGGAGTCCATTCTAAAATCCTTATCTACCGGCCAACCATTCTTTCATGAGACTGAGGACGGTAGATCCTATGTATTCCCGTTTCGGGTCGGAAATTACAGTCAGAACTGGGCGATAGAGGTCTATGTTCCTGACTCTGTGCTTTGGAATGATCTTGGTCCGATCATTCTCAGATCTCTTCTGATCACATTTACTCTCTTGCCCATTTGTCTTTTCTTTATAGATCGCTTTTTCTGCAAGTATGTGTCGGAAGGGATTTCCTCTGCTTCCAGGTTTGCGGATTCATTGGGGGGAGGGAATTATTCCGTCCAGATCCCGGATCGGGAATTCAAGGATGAGATCTTTCATTTGTTCACCGCCTTGGAAAATATGAAGGAGAAGCTTCTGAGGGCTATCGACCAACAGATCCGCTCCGAAAAAATTATGCAAGAATCTGCGGAGATCGTAGCAAGGAACGAGATCATTCGGCTTCAAAAAGAGGAATTAGAGACCACTTTAGGAGAGTTGAGAACCACTCAGGAAAGTCTGCTCAGGAATGAGAGGTTGGCTGCTATCGGTCGTATTTCCGGAGCGGTCAGCCATCAGATCAATAATCCCCTGGGTGCTATGAATGCGGCGAGAGAGAATATTTCCTTTTATACTCTTAGGATTGTCACTCTTCTTCCGATCCTAGTCGAATATCTTTCAAATGCGGATTCCGGGGAAAGGATCGCATTCGAGGATACCTTTCACGCCATATTAGAAAATTCTAACGAAACTATCGGTAAGAAATTCAGGGAGACCAGACGTGCCATCGAAGCCTTCCTAAGGGAAGAAGAAGTGGAAGAGGCCGGGGATAAGGCGGCGGTGATCGCGGAGCTTGGCTTCCTGGATTGCCCTAAACTAGTATTGCATTTATGCTCTTCTCCGGAATGGGAAAGGATCTCCGAATTCTTTATGGCGGTCCGAGGGCTTTGCGTTTCCGAGGAAGTCATTCATAGATCCACGGATAGAATGTACAAAATTGTCTCCGCTCTCGAAACATATTCGGGGATCGCAAGAGAGGGGGCCGTTAGACTCGTTAAGATCTCCGATACGATTGAGGCTGTATTAGGAGTTTATGAAGGAGCCGGAGGGAATCGGGTAGTGGTGGAGAGAAATTATACTTCCGATGCAATGATGAAATGCGTTCCGGAAGATCTGGTCAGGCTCTGGACTCAGGTGGTAGACAATGCATACCAAGCTATGATGGGCGAAGGAAAGCTCAAGATCCGCGTCTATGACGAAGAGTCGGAAGTTATCTGCGAAGTGGAAGATGACGGTCCAGGAATTCCCAAGAATATCAGAGAGAAAGTAGGAGAGGTTCTTTCTTCCGGTAAGATGGAAGGAGAAGGAGCAGGCATTGGTCTTGCGGTGGCCGCTTCTATTTCGAAAAAATACGGAGGAAGTTGGGATTGGGAAAGCGAACCTGGGCGTACTATATTTCGTTTTGCCTTTCCGAAACTTTCGAATGAGGAAAATGATCTATGA
- a CDS encoding response regulator: MEKAILFVDDEALILMSMKSQVKRHLGDTYRYETALDASEAMQIIEELVTEGVKILIVISDWLMPNIKGDEFLRIVHQRYPEIQKIIITGHADIASVEALKKEINLYSYLKKPWDEKELVTTITSALK; the protein is encoded by the coding sequence GTGGAAAAAGCGATTCTTTTTGTCGATGATGAGGCGCTCATTTTAATGAGTATGAAATCCCAGGTGAAACGTCATTTGGGAGATACATACCGCTATGAAACCGCGCTTGATGCTTCCGAAGCGATGCAAATCATTGAGGAGCTCGTTACCGAAGGAGTAAAGATCCTGATCGTCATCTCTGACTGGTTGATGCCAAATATCAAAGGAGACGAGTTCTTGCGGATCGTTCACCAAAGATATCCTGAAATCCAAAAAATAATCATCACTGGTCATGCAGATATCGCTTCGGTAGAAGCTCTGAAAAAAGAGATCAATCTTTATAGCTACTTGAAGAAACCCTGGGACGAAAAAGAACTCGTAACCACTATCACTTCCGCTTTGAAATAA
- a CDS encoding EAL domain-containing response regulator produces the protein MKTTENGSSDLESPQRSVILCVDDELIILRGLKEQLKTAFGKNYQIEAADSAELALQIVEECNQAGIHIPAILSDQVMPGIRGDEFLIKVQETNPNTRKIMLTGQATAESVGNALNRANLYRYLSKPWDSNDLLMTVKEAVRSYESDLSLLALNQKLEEALLFNRDSGLPNLESLRRKLDQGQEKKEDSLLALIRIESTSLTTRDFGVGLYKDLMKKFLDSLKSILGNYGEVFHVYEDEVAILAKVPEEEFLPHLIAFRILLRSDYFTAAGISFRINATIATASGKKDLYYKARLALVKASQEPEFDSESGIYSYTEKMDDQDLYKINMDLGKRLNQAIHSGNVVPYFQGIMDNKTGKVEKFECLARIVEDGKVYAPASFLYLAKSTGLLRRISPILLEKALRKFADSPYSFSINLSETELESPSFPKWAASRMEHYGIDPARITFEILETASFHGNPERLKVIGGLKELGSQIAIDDFGVEHSNFSRLLEIQPDFIKIDGKFIQSLERNRTAFILTSAITELAHRIGAKVVAEFVSTPEELEVVRSLGIEYSQGYLIMQPSPDIVPTSIKIIE, from the coding sequence GTGAAAACCACCGAGAATGGATCATCAGATTTGGAATCCCCCCAGCGCTCCGTAATATTATGCGTAGACGATGAGCTTATCATTCTTCGCGGATTGAAAGAACAATTAAAAACAGCGTTTGGAAAGAACTATCAGATCGAAGCAGCGGACAGTGCCGAGCTTGCCTTGCAGATCGTCGAAGAATGCAACCAAGCAGGCATTCATATTCCCGCAATATTGAGCGACCAAGTCATGCCAGGAATTCGTGGAGACGAATTTTTGATCAAGGTCCAAGAGACAAATCCGAACACTCGTAAGATCATGCTCACAGGACAGGCCACGGCTGAGTCTGTTGGAAACGCATTAAATCGCGCGAATCTGTATCGCTATCTTTCTAAGCCCTGGGATTCCAACGATCTTCTCATGACAGTCAAGGAGGCGGTCCGTTCTTACGAGTCCGATCTTTCCCTTCTTGCATTGAACCAGAAATTAGAAGAGGCACTTCTTTTCAATCGGGACTCGGGACTTCCCAATTTAGAATCCTTACGGAGAAAATTGGACCAAGGTCAGGAGAAAAAAGAGGACTCTCTTCTCGCACTCATTCGGATCGAATCTACTTCTCTTACTACCAGGGATTTTGGAGTGGGGCTATATAAGGATTTAATGAAGAAGTTCCTGGATTCCCTGAAATCCATCCTGGGAAATTACGGCGAGGTCTTTCATGTATACGAGGACGAGGTCGCCATTCTCGCGAAGGTTCCGGAGGAGGAGTTCCTTCCTCATCTCATCGCATTTAGGATCTTATTACGCTCCGATTATTTCACTGCGGCAGGGATCTCGTTTCGGATCAACGCGACTATCGCAACTGCTAGCGGAAAGAAGGATCTATATTATAAGGCGAGGCTTGCACTCGTAAAGGCCAGCCAAGAACCTGAGTTCGATTCAGAGTCCGGCATTTATTCTTATACGGAGAAGATGGACGACCAAGATCTCTACAAGATCAATATGGATCTGGGAAAACGTCTGAACCAAGCTATTCACTCTGGGAATGTTGTCCCTTATTTCCAAGGGATCATGGATAATAAGACAGGCAAGGTGGAGAAATTCGAATGCCTGGCACGTATCGTAGAGGACGGTAAAGTCTACGCTCCTGCAAGCTTTCTATATCTTGCAAAATCCACCGGTTTGCTACGAAGGATCAGTCCTATTTTATTGGAAAAGGCTTTGCGCAAATTTGCGGACTCTCCGTATTCCTTCTCCATCAATCTTTCGGAAACGGAATTAGAGAGTCCTAGTTTTCCAAAATGGGCCGCCTCCAGAATGGAGCATTATGGGATCGATCCAGCTCGTATTACATTCGAGATCTTAGAGACTGCGAGCTTTCATGGAAATCCGGAGAGGCTCAAAGTCATTGGCGGTCTGAAGGAACTTGGATCTCAGATCGCTATCGACGATTTTGGAGTGGAGCATTCGAATTTCTCCCGTTTGCTGGAGATACAGCCCGACTTCATTAAGATAGACGGTAAATTCATCCAGTCTTTGGAGAGAAATCGGACTGCATTCATACTTACATCCGCAATTACGGAACTCGCGCATAGAATAGGGGCAAAGGTGGTGGCGGAATTTGTGTCTACACCGGAAGAATTGGAGGTTGTCCGTTCTCTCGGGATAGAATATTCTCAGGGGTATTTGATCATGCAGCCTTCTCCGGACATCGTTCCTACTTCGATAAAAATTATTGAGTAA
- a CDS encoding peroxidase family protein — translation MIRIIFENDKEIEIEGSETSKSLLQISLDAGIPHTHACGGNARCSTCRVLVQEGQEHLLPRNEKEIALSHRKGFPENVRLACQTKLNGDITVRRLVIDEEDQTLAATFSDEVSGTEKPVAILFSDIRNFTGFSESHLPYDVIHILNRYFYRMGEKVLKFGGSIDKYIGDGLMAIFGLEESDPLRINLAAIRAALEMNKELESLNAYLKNHLGAQFEIGIGINYGTVILGKLGHPLSMSFTAIGDSVNSASRIESTTKKAKARLLISQSVYETVQDRVIKGRSFQTKLKGKMGDHRLHEILDTKNNCEGSSWEEIRYRLWDKIDVKDAGSWIRLVFHAAAIFSSDGSWLGLEGSFRFPSILGEDDNRGVRKHAETLMSLLQKAKEEGRENLPSFSDLIALSGAIAVEKAGGPRIRIQPGREDAPYPQGRMEMPVDSPDVTLAEEYFGRMGFSTQEMVVLLGTHTLGWHQHGSFTDTPNVFNNDYFKDLLIDGGNKMLACDRSLLGSEETKRFVLQYALDEKLFFKDYSAAYCKVVG, via the coding sequence ATGATAAGAATTATTTTCGAGAACGACAAAGAAATAGAGATAGAAGGAAGTGAGACCTCCAAATCCCTGCTGCAAATTTCCTTAGATGCCGGTATTCCCCATACCCACGCCTGCGGAGGAAATGCACGTTGTTCTACTTGTAGGGTCTTAGTGCAAGAAGGACAGGAGCATCTTCTCCCCAGGAACGAAAAGGAGATCGCTCTTTCTCATAGAAAAGGATTTCCGGAAAACGTCAGACTCGCCTGCCAAACCAAACTGAACGGAGATATAACCGTACGCAGATTGGTCATAGACGAAGAGGACCAAACTCTCGCCGCCACTTTTTCGGACGAGGTCTCCGGAACGGAAAAGCCCGTTGCCATTCTTTTCAGCGATATCAGGAATTTTACCGGATTCTCCGAGAGTCATTTGCCTTACGACGTGATCCACATTCTAAACCGTTACTTCTATAGAATGGGAGAGAAGGTGCTGAAATTCGGAGGCTCTATCGACAAGTACATAGGAGACGGACTCATGGCCATCTTCGGTCTGGAAGAATCGGATCCACTTCGTATAAACCTGGCCGCGATCCGTGCCGCCTTGGAGATGAACAAGGAATTGGAATCCTTGAACGCCTATTTAAAGAACCACTTGGGCGCCCAATTCGAGATCGGAATAGGGATCAATTACGGCACAGTCATTTTAGGAAAGTTAGGACATCCTTTGAGCATGTCCTTTACAGCGATCGGAGACTCGGTCAACTCCGCGAGTCGGATAGAGTCCACAACCAAGAAGGCAAAGGCGAGATTGCTCATCTCACAGTCGGTCTATGAAACGGTACAAGACCGAGTGATCAAAGGAAGAAGTTTCCAGACCAAGTTAAAAGGAAAAATGGGAGACCATAGGCTTCATGAGATCCTGGACACAAAGAATAACTGCGAAGGAAGTTCCTGGGAAGAGATCCGATACAGACTCTGGGACAAGATCGACGTAAAGGATGCAGGCTCCTGGATCCGACTCGTATTTCACGCGGCGGCTATCTTTTCTTCGGATGGGAGCTGGCTTGGGTTAGAAGGTTCTTTCCGATTCCCATCCATTTTGGGCGAGGACGATAACAGAGGAGTCCGCAAACATGCAGAAACCTTAATGTCCCTTCTGCAAAAAGCAAAAGAAGAAGGAAGGGAAAATCTTCCTTCCTTCTCGGATCTGATCGCCCTAAGCGGTGCGATCGCAGTAGAAAAAGCGGGAGGCCCCAGAATTCGTATCCAACCGGGAAGAGAAGATGCTCCCTATCCACAAGGAAGGATGGAAATGCCTGTGGATTCTCCGGACGTAACTCTTGCGGAGGAATATTTCGGAAGAATGGGATTCTCCACTCAGGAAATGGTAGTCTTACTTGGGACCCATACCCTGGGCTGGCACCAACACGGATCCTTTACGGACACTCCGAACGTATTCAATAACGATTATTTCAAGGACCTTCTCATAGACGGAGGGAATAAGATGCTCGCTTGCGACCGTTCTCTTTTAGGCTCCGAAGAGACCAAACGATTCGTGCTCCAATACGCTCTGGACGAGAAATTATTCTTCAAGGATTACTCCGCCGCTTACTGCAAAGTAGTCGGTTAA
- the hisC gene encoding histidinol-phosphate transaminase, which translates to MRFQPALDKIPVYEAGKPIELVVREYGISPDKVIKLASNENPYGVSPKVENAIREAVYKMPLYPDDSYRNLKDALASAHKVDAKNVIQGNGSDQIFDFATRSVLDPGDKILQNGKTFSMYSIYAGQCGAETISVDSVIHDLDLFLDSYKKNSPKIIFICTPCNPIGDALNKDDLFSFLEKISPETMVVVDAAYMEFGKTRDPRKEVQASELISKFPNALYTNTFSKIYGLGGMRIGYGIGNEELIQAFYKLRPPFNVSQLSQLAATIALEDRAFVEEYLKANLKELLRYEAFAKTKGLPYFESYTNFITIELDKARLTSTSLFETLLKEGIILRNLKSYGLNAIRITIGRPEQNDIVLDRLEKLL; encoded by the coding sequence ATGCGCTTTCAACCTGCATTAGACAAGATCCCGGTATATGAGGCCGGAAAACCGATTGAACTCGTAGTTCGGGAATATGGGATTTCTCCGGACAAGGTCATTAAATTGGCTTCCAACGAAAATCCCTACGGAGTTTCTCCGAAAGTGGAGAATGCCATCCGAGAGGCCGTATACAAGATGCCTCTCTATCCGGATGATTCGTACCGGAATCTGAAGGATGCCTTGGCTTCTGCCCATAAGGTAGATGCAAAAAACGTAATACAAGGTAACGGAAGCGATCAGATCTTCGATTTTGCGACCCGCTCCGTTTTGGATCCTGGAGACAAAATCCTACAGAATGGCAAGACCTTCTCTATGTATTCCATCTATGCCGGACAATGTGGTGCAGAAACGATCTCTGTCGATTCGGTAATACACGATCTGGACCTGTTTTTGGATTCCTATAAAAAGAATTCTCCTAAGATCATATTCATCTGCACTCCTTGTAATCCGATCGGAGACGCTCTCAATAAAGACGATCTATTCTCCTTTTTAGAGAAAATCTCTCCGGAGACAATGGTCGTCGTGGATGCCGCCTATATGGAATTCGGAAAGACTAGGGATCCGAGAAAAGAGGTGCAGGCCTCGGAACTCATCTCAAAATTCCCAAACGCCTTGTATACGAATACGTTCTCTAAGATCTACGGTCTCGGAGGAATGAGGATCGGCTATGGGATCGGCAATGAAGAACTGATCCAAGCCTTCTACAAACTCAGACCTCCTTTCAATGTGTCGCAACTGTCTCAACTTGCTGCAACTATCGCCTTAGAGGATAGAGCCTTCGTAGAAGAATATCTAAAAGCGAACCTGAAAGAACTATTGAGATACGAGGCCTTTGCAAAAACAAAAGGGCTCCCCTACTTCGAATCTTATACCAATTTTATCACCATAGAATTAGACAAGGCTCGCCTAACGTCTACCTCCCTATTCGAGACTCTCTTGAAAGAAGGGATTATCCTTAGGAATTTGAAAAGCTATGGACTGAATGCGATCCGTATCACGATCGGTAGGCCGGAACAGAACGATATCGTTTTGGATAGATTAGAAAAACTTTTATAA
- a CDS encoding OsmC family protein: MANTVFESKASWAGGLKLNLQSRNHTWVVDEPEFLGGTDQGPNPVELVLGGLASCVGVLVSLYAPAHKVELKDFQVFVEGDLDLDGFQELAAVRPGFSEIRYRVEIQSDSSRENIDSLLRHINRICPVKDTLSGVPVLSQNSLVAK, encoded by the coding sequence ATGGCAAATACGGTATTTGAAAGCAAGGCATCTTGGGCAGGTGGGTTGAAGTTAAACCTGCAATCCAGAAATCATACATGGGTGGTGGACGAGCCTGAGTTCTTAGGCGGGACGGATCAGGGACCGAATCCCGTTGAACTTGTGTTAGGTGGACTGGCGAGCTGTGTGGGTGTTCTTGTTTCTCTTTACGCGCCTGCTCATAAGGTGGAATTAAAGGATTTCCAGGTATTTGTAGAAGGGGATCTAGATCTGGACGGATTCCAGGAACTTGCGGCAGTGCGTCCCGGATTTTCGGAGATCCGATATAGAGTGGAGATCCAGTCCGATTCTTCTCGTGAGAATATTGACTCTCTTCTCAGGCATATCAATCGGATCTGTCCTGTGAAAGATACTCTGAGCGGGGTTCCAGTTCTCTCTCAGAATTCTCTTGTGGCAAAATAA
- a CDS encoding replication-associated recombination protein A — translation MGSLFEKAPLPHRIRPSAFAQVIGQEKAKQQLQKFKEPVSILLYGPPGTGKSTIARILGNTWKLPFVEYNAVTTGVADIKKLLERSEKEGSILLFLDEIHRFSSSQQDSLLKGVETGSLVLIGATTESPSFRITKPLLSRCQVLRLEPLGEKELFEILSRGIESLDPKPDLSEEARSLLVRYSGGDARKLLSNLEGLSLSFDAGASIQASDVNSFLESRVIEYDQSGESHYDVISAFIKSVRGSDPDAALFYLALMLEGGEDPLFIARRLIILASEDIGNASVHGLPLAIAGLHAIEAIGMPEGRIVLGQVTSFLASCPKSNASYQGINSAVSFVKERGPSLKIPNRLRNAPTALHKKEGASQGYKYPHDFGGFVPFSYFPDDLSENPPQFYKPTRNGMEAKIKEHLSNLWKKFKGKEYD, via the coding sequence TTGGGCAGTCTATTTGAAAAGGCCCCTTTACCTCATAGGATCAGACCTTCCGCATTTGCCCAAGTGATCGGACAGGAAAAGGCAAAGCAACAATTACAAAAATTTAAAGAACCTGTCAGTATACTTCTCTATGGACCTCCTGGTACAGGAAAGTCCACGATCGCAAGAATACTCGGAAATACCTGGAAGCTTCCTTTTGTGGAATACAACGCGGTTACTACGGGTGTCGCGGATATAAAAAAACTTTTAGAAAGATCAGAGAAAGAAGGAAGCATACTTCTTTTCTTAGATGAGATCCACAGATTCAGTTCTTCCCAGCAAGACAGTCTTTTGAAAGGCGTGGAGACAGGAAGCCTTGTGCTGATTGGGGCCACCACGGAAAGCCCTTCCTTTCGCATTACAAAACCGTTATTGTCCCGCTGCCAGGTACTGCGCCTGGAACCGCTTGGAGAAAAGGAATTGTTCGAGATCCTTTCTCGGGGAATCGAATCCTTAGATCCAAAACCGGATCTATCGGAAGAAGCAAGATCCCTTTTAGTGAGATATTCCGGAGGAGATGCGAGAAAGCTTCTATCCAATCTAGAAGGCCTTTCTCTTTCCTTCGATGCAGGCGCTTCTATCCAAGCTTCGGATGTGAATTCATTCTTAGAGAGTCGTGTCATAGAATACGACCAGAGTGGAGAAAGTCATTACGATGTGATCTCTGCGTTCATCAAGTCCGTGCGGGGAAGCGATCCGGACGCCGCTTTATTTTATTTAGCTCTCATGTTAGAAGGAGGAGAGGATCCTCTCTTTATCGCGAGACGTCTCATTATTCTTGCCTCCGAGGATATAGGAAATGCTTCCGTTCATGGTTTGCCTCTTGCCATTGCCGGATTGCACGCGATAGAGGCGATCGGTATGCCGGAAGGTAGGATCGTTTTAGGACAAGTGACTTCTTTTCTGGCTTCCTGTCCTAAGTCCAATGCGTCTTACCAAGGCATCAATTCCGCAGTCTCTTTCGTAAAGGAGAGGGGACCTAGTTTAAAGATCCCTAATAGACTTAGGAACGCACCCACCGCATTGCATAAGAAAGAAGGAGCAAGCCAAGGCTATAAGTATCCGCATGACTTCGGCGGATTCGTACCCTTCTCCTATTTCCCGGACGACCTCTCAGAAAACCCCCCTCAATTCTACAAACCCACTCGGAATGGAATGGAAGCAAAGATCAAAGAACATCTTTCGAATCTCTGGAAGAAGTTTAAGGGGAAGGAATACGACTGA